The genomic segment TGCTGAGCAGTGTTCCGAAGCGCGGCGTTCGCTCGCGCACCCATGCGTTCAGGTCCATGTGTATCAGCCTCTCCGGGATGCAAAGCCATACTCATTGTAGCCAAAGCCTTGATTCGGCTGGTCGACAGCAGGCTCTTCGGCACAGTACCGACCGCCCGGATCATGAAGAATTCTCTTCCCTTTGCTGCGTCACTGACGTTACATTGATCCCGGCGCGGAGCCAGTGCCGCGCGATCTCGCTCGGAGGATCTATGCGCAAATTTCGACTCTGGGTCCCAGTAGGCTGCTGTCTGGCTGCGTCGGCTCTTTTGCTGATGGCGCAGGCTGACCACAAGCCGGGGCTCTATGAAATGACTTCGAATATGAGCTGGCAACAGTCGCCCTTCCCCCAGGGTATGCAGATGCCCGCCAACTCCCCCTTTGGCGGTGGCCCACACACGTCGCAGGTATGCGTGACGCAGGAGATGATCGATCGCTACGGCGGCCCCACGCCACAGTCTCACGGAGACTGCCAGGTGAAGAATATGACCAGGAGCGCCACCGGCATGAGCGGCGACTATGTCTGCACCGGCCACATGAACGGCACTGGGAAGATCGACTCCACCTGGACTCCCGGAGGCGGTTCGCACAGCAAAGTTCACTTCACCGGAACCATGCAGATGGGCCAGCGCAGCACGCCGGTCGAGTGGACCATAGAGACCACGTCCACTTACAAGGGTGCCGATTGCGGCAGCGTGAAGCCTTACCCTCTTCCGCCGCAATAAACAGACCTCAGGTGAGTTCATCAAAAGCGCGCAGCTTGTCCGCTGCGCGCTTTTGTTTCAGCTCCTTCCAAAAATGAGCACACCGCAAAGGCCCGTATTTCTCTGGATGATTCGTCTGCAGCTTGTTTGAAACTAAGCGGTCACCAGCGACAACAGCTTGCTCATCTCGATCGGCGCATGCGATTCAGCTCCGCGTGGCATCGCAGGACCAATGGCAACCCCTTCACCATGGCCTTCAAACCATGCGATGAAAGCGGAATGCTCCGCATCCGGGAGCCGCTGTTGATCAATCCAGTGATAGTACGCGCCCATGTCCGCGTCCAGCAGCGAGCCTGACGGATCAAGCTCCGCTTCCCCCTGCTTGCCTGAGAGCAGCTCGTTCATCGGGCGCTGTCGCTGACGAGGCGCGTACCGAACCATCAGCGTCACTGCCTGTGCTCGTCGCAGTACCTCGCGTGACGTCCACTGCGCAAAGGTGGTGCTGTAGATCTGCGTGCCTGATCCTTCCGTGAAGAGCTTCATCTGAAAGCGGCTCAGAACCGGATCGGTGGCGCCCATGCCCAGGTCTGCTGGAGTCATCTTGGCAAGCCGCGTCCGAAGCTCCTCCGGCCCCATACCGGGCTGCCCAATTTCCGTCTGCATCTTCTTCAGAATCGATCCGCGCAGCGGGGCGAGGCTCTCATACGATATGCACGCGATCTCAGGAGCATGGGCCATTGCGGCGCCGCCGTCCACATACCAGTGCGCGTAGGCAGCGGAGCTGTTCCGCGCTCTCTGCTCCACTGCGGAGAGCAACGTCTGCAGTGCTCCATCGGGATTCACCTGAGTGAATCGCGTTCCGTGCTGGCGCAGCTTTCTGAAGAGTGGAGCGTCGTAAGTCGCCACTCCTCGGCCCGCCACTGCGATCCCCAGCCGCTGCATGGCGACTGGTTCCACATGTCGGGATTTCGCCAGGCGATCGCCATAATCGAGAGCGGCCTTGCGAAACGCATCAAGCTGATGGGTGGACCAGAGGTATGCGGCCTGCTGCTCGACAAATTGACGCGGCAGGTTGATCCAGTCAAAGTTCTCCAGCGAAGAGGAGAGCGAAATCGCGCTGAAATCGCGAAACCAGTCTTTGTGTTCCGAGTCCGAAAGAGAACTCAACGTTCGCATCTCGTCATCGATGACTGATCGTTCGACAGGGAAGCTGTAGTCGTAGTCCATCAATTGACGAAGCAGGCTTGGGGCAAACGCCAGCGGCAGCTTGCGAAGCGCATCAAGGTACGCCACCGCGAGCGTCTTTGCCTGCGAAGGATATCCGGCGAAGCTTTCAGCTTTCAGATCGCGCGGTAACATAACTACACCAACTCCCGAATGAGCTTGCCTTGCGATTGCGACGGAGAGAAACCCATCATTCCGCCGATGCTCGGAACAAGATCGACTGACTGGATTGGATCGTTGTAGATCACGCCCTGTTTCACCCCCGCGCCCAGCACCATCATCCACGTCGTACGGCTCGCCGCATCGCCGGTGCGGTGATGCTGGAAACCATTGCCTCCTGCGTCCATATCCGAGTCGCGTCCGAAATCGGGAAGCACGAACATGGTTGTGTTGCCGGCGTATTCCGGTTCCGCTTGAATTGCCTTCCACAACTCAGCGCACAGCCGATCCGTGCGCCGGATGCCCTCGATGTAGAGCGAATACGCGCCTGAGTGCGCAACATCGATGTCGTGCATCGTGATCCACAAAAGGCTCGGCGACTCTTCTCTCATCAGGCGCCTGGCGATGTACAGCGACAACTCGTCGGGGCTCGAGAGCGTGCGCGCGTGCGAAGCAAAATCGCCGACTGACAGCTTCAGGATCTCCTCCAACTGGCGCAGTTCCACTTCGCCGCCAGCAAGAGCCGGCGTATAGAGCGGAGTTTCGTAATTGTCGTGCAACAGGTGATCGTAATCCGCTGTTCCGCCCGGAGTAGCTATACCCAGCAAGCGCTTCGGCAGGATCACGCGTGCGCCCAGGCCCGGCCCGAAGCCACGGACTCCGCTTTCGCCGATGCGATTGAAGCCATTGCTGGGCGCGACCACCCATGCATCGGACGATGGTCTTCTCAGATCCTTGCGGAAGTACTCGAAGACAGTCGGATGCTCGGGCGCAACCGCCGCGAAATTGTTCAAGGTCTCGTAGACACCCGTGGTCAGGCTGGCTGTCGCAACGTAGTGCCCGAGGATTCCATCGTTCGTAACATGCGTGAAGAAGCTCGACTGCGGAGCCAGTTCGTTCAGCATGTGCGGAATATTCTCCTGGCCCTCAGGCGCGAATGTCTCCTGGTCGCGAGCTCCGCCTCCGAATGTAACCACGACCACCTTGCGCTTCTTGCGTGCCGCTTCCGCACGCACGAACGGACTCGCGCTCAGGACGGCGCTTCCCAGCGCCATTCCGGCCGCGCTCCGCAAAAAGTCTCTGCGGTTAAAACTAACCTTGCATGCGATCTCGCGCATTGACGAGGACTTCACGATCATGGCCTTTCAGTGTTCGCCGTTTGCTCTGAGTACACGAACTGGCGAACCTCTTCGTGTTCCTTCTGCACTTCCGCAAGGTGCTCGGCGCGCAGCTTCTGATACACGGCGAACTCCTTTTGTGCGTTTTCCTTTTGCCCGGTGTGCACCAGGTCCGTCGCCAGCCTGTAGTGCGCATCAGCGAGATTCGGATCGAGCTGCAATGCGCGCTGATACTCCGGGATCGACTGCTCATACTGGTGTTGATCGGCGTAGAAATTTCCCAGCTGCAGGTGCGCGTCTGCCATCGAATCGTCCAGCGAGATTGCCTTCTTGAGCAACGCCTCGACGGTGCTGGGATCTACATTGGAGTTCTCTACACGTTTCCCCTTCCACAAGCTCACGGCATAGTAGTACTGCGCCAGCGCGTTGTCTGGCTTCAGTTCGGCATAACGCTTGAATCGCGCCACAACTTCATCTGCTTGCAGAGGCGAACTGTTGTAGGCCTTGGAAAGGAAGACATAGCAACGGGCGTCCTGCGGATTCAGATCGGCTGCAGCAATCAGCGCATTCACCGCCTTGTCGTAAATGCCGCGCGAATATAGTGCGAGCCCCAGGCCGATCAGAATGCGCGGCGATTTAGGATACAGCTCCGAAGCCTTCTGAAAGATCGCGATCGCCGGCTCGTACGTGCGGTGCAGCAGCATCTCGCTGCCCCAGGCAAACAGGTTCTCTTCGCTCGGGTCAAGGTGCGCGGCAGCTTCATAGTCATTTGCAGCCGCTACAAACTTGCCATCCTTCTCGTCAATCTGTCCCAGAAGATTGTGCAACTCGCCATTGTTCTTCTGCTGCAACAGCGCCTGCACTACAGTTCTCGCTTCCTCGAATCGGCCGAGCAGGAAGTTGGCCATGGCCAGGTCGTATCCGTTGTCGTAAGCGTTGGGATTGATCTTGTAAGCCTGTTGGAGATACGGCTGAGCTTCCGCCACCTTGCCAATCTGGATGTAGTACTCGCCTAGATTGTGATTGGCATCGTAGCTCTTCGGCTCCATCGCCGCCGCTTTGCGGAACTGTTCGCCTGCGAGATCCTTCTGGCCGAAGCGCAACAGCGTTGCGCCGAGGTTGGTGCGGGCTTCGCCTGAGTCGGGCTTGAGTTGGACGGCGGTCTTCAAATGTGCGATCGCTTTATCGGTATCGGGAAGGGAGGCGTAAACCATCCCCAGCAGTTCATGAATCTCAAAGCTGTTTGGCGCGTAGGGCAGAAGCGGTTCAAGGCGGGCAGCAGCTTGGGCGTAACGGCCGGCTTCATAGTCGGCAACTGCGGACTGATACTGCTGATCGAGCTTTTGCTTTGGTGGTTCCTGTGCGGCACAGCAGAGGGCCCCTGCGAGCAGTGGGATAAATAGAGAGAGCCGGAACTTCCTGCTCACAAATCGCCTCCGCGTGAGCGGCTTTGCCCAAGATGAAAATACCCCGGCCCGGGGTCGCCGAGCCGGGGTTACCTCATCTTAGCCTAGTAGTACAGCTTCAGAGCAAACTGGATCTGACGCGGATCGTATGGATTGAAGCGCGTCGAACCCACTTCGCCGAAGTGCGGGTCAGTGTAGTTGCCTGAACCGCCGATGGCTACTACGCCGTTGCCGCCGAAGTTAGGCGGGTTGAAGTTGGGGTGGTTGAGGATGTTGAAGAACTCGGCGCGGAATTCGGTCGAGATCCGCTCGGTGATCTGGAACTTCTTGAACACTGAGTAGTCGAAACGATGAATTCCAGGGCCAACTGTGTTGCCGGGCTTGGAACCGAGAGCAGCGGCACCCGTCTCTGGGAGGCAGCCCTTCGGCGAGTCGGGAATAGGAGCAAGAGTGTTTGGATCCGTTC from the Occallatibacter riparius genome contains:
- a CDS encoding DUF3617 domain-containing protein: MRKFRLWVPVGCCLAASALLLMAQADHKPGLYEMTSNMSWQQSPFPQGMQMPANSPFGGGPHTSQVCVTQEMIDRYGGPTPQSHGDCQVKNMTRSATGMSGDYVCTGHMNGTGKIDSTWTPGGGSHSKVHFTGTMQMGQRSTPVEWTIETTSTYKGADCGSVKPYPLPPQ
- a CDS encoding tetratricopeptide repeat protein produces the protein MSRKFRLSLFIPLLAGALCCAAQEPPKQKLDQQYQSAVADYEAGRYAQAAARLEPLLPYAPNSFEIHELLGMVYASLPDTDKAIAHLKTAVQLKPDSGEARTNLGATLLRFGQKDLAGEQFRKAAAMEPKSYDANHNLGEYYIQIGKVAEAQPYLQQAYKINPNAYDNGYDLAMANFLLGRFEEARTVVQALLQQKNNGELHNLLGQIDEKDGKFVAAANDYEAAAHLDPSEENLFAWGSEMLLHRTYEPAIAIFQKASELYPKSPRILIGLGLALYSRGIYDKAVNALIAAADLNPQDARCYVFLSKAYNSSPLQADEVVARFKRYAELKPDNALAQYYYAVSLWKGKRVENSNVDPSTVEALLKKAISLDDSMADAHLQLGNFYADQHQYEQSIPEYQRALQLDPNLADAHYRLATDLVHTGQKENAQKEFAVYQKLRAEHLAEVQKEHEEVRQFVYSEQTANTERP